In Acidobacteriota bacterium, one genomic interval encodes:
- a CDS encoding tetratricopeptide repeat protein codes for MLKRLIFFSMMLLGLAASASAQEFEVKKYEISVAIKPEELKVDVQAKLQLVNLSDPNLADRILLDSNKPRFGFYANMKTQVSAMKVNGEPVSFKTNEERGNVLRIYTDMTTTIASTRELTVEFTYSLPAADRGIGLHLASGESYLLPQSFWVPTPHTPFAEHGADTAPYSLTVEAPAGLKVISSGIRKSENSFEQSMAAQPFVIVGDYEAITRGGEAHPVEVYYPRGLNEAGKQQAARLAAESERIVAFYVKYFDVAALAPFRVIATQARQLSTITSDNFGAVREVSFTTVGAVTVDANLFRRDLLDQGTVELVAGAAARAWIDGQVLLRGRGTGMLRDALPSYLVAQYLGDRYGAAQRENAFERFRRAYAVIAKDDAPLLNQSPLDRNYTTSVYNKGAMTWRLIEKQVGKQIFDNALRASLSRRNVDALSLSGWYLPSQNGRPPQVHPLCSLSRCASLKDVLLASGADRRVINEIFSNWIEAGLLPDFAIGQPQTTAAGVESTIANFGSGEITVDVLATTDKGEKIKRQVLVKAGEFGSVSFPAGTVITSIEADPDKLYLQADYNNDIYPRRPSESEAFGQANLAFSKNDFATAETKIREGLKETPNAPILQALLGRILLAEKKTDEAAKEFEAVLKSEPLPLQAYGAANLGLAEIALQQSKFSDAAMRYRYASMSDLDAATTVAARDGALKAERGANAVKIPDDVRAFLQKFDAAVLQGNADVVNPFVELGNLRRFAQSLVVRKPSIWVTDPMRAEEWDANRTAVDVTLKIKIEGKEYSGRAVYVVSRAGGKMRLSEVPVFDVK; via the coding sequence ATGCTGAAAAGGCTCATTTTCTTTTCAATGATGTTGCTGGGATTGGCAGCTTCAGCCTCCGCTCAGGAATTCGAAGTCAAAAAATACGAGATCAGTGTCGCCATCAAACCGGAAGAGTTGAAAGTGGATGTGCAGGCCAAACTGCAACTGGTCAATCTTTCCGATCCAAATTTGGCGGATCGAATCCTGCTTGATTCCAACAAACCGCGCTTTGGGTTTTACGCAAATATGAAAACCCAAGTCAGTGCGATGAAGGTCAATGGCGAGCCGGTCAGCTTCAAAACCAATGAAGAGCGCGGCAATGTGTTGCGGATTTACACGGATATGACGACGACCATTGCCTCGACCCGCGAATTGACCGTCGAATTTACATACTCGCTTCCCGCGGCGGATCGCGGAATCGGGCTTCACCTGGCATCAGGGGAAAGTTATCTGTTGCCGCAAAGTTTCTGGGTTCCGACGCCGCATACGCCGTTTGCCGAACACGGAGCCGATACCGCTCCCTACTCGCTCACGGTCGAAGCGCCAGCCGGGTTAAAAGTCATCTCTTCCGGAATTCGCAAGAGTGAAAATTCGTTTGAACAATCCATGGCGGCACAGCCGTTCGTGATCGTAGGGGATTACGAAGCCATCACGCGTGGAGGCGAGGCTCATCCCGTGGAGGTGTATTATCCGCGCGGCTTAAACGAAGCAGGCAAACAGCAAGCCGCTCGGTTGGCAGCAGAATCCGAACGAATCGTCGCGTTTTACGTCAAATACTTCGATGTCGCGGCGCTGGCTCCTTTCCGCGTTATTGCCACACAGGCGCGACAACTGAGCACCATCACTTCCGACAACTTTGGCGCGGTGCGCGAAGTGTCGTTTACCACTGTCGGAGCCGTCACGGTGGATGCCAATTTGTTTCGGCGAGATTTGCTGGATCAGGGAACGGTTGAACTTGTTGCCGGAGCCGCCGCGCGGGCCTGGATTGATGGTCAGGTTCTGCTGCGCGGACGCGGCACTGGAATGTTGCGCGATGCGTTGCCGAGTTACCTGGTTGCGCAGTATCTGGGTGACCGCTATGGCGCGGCGCAGCGGGAAAACGCTTTTGAACGCTTCCGGCGCGCGTATGCCGTCATCGCCAAAGACGACGCTCCCTTGCTGAATCAAAGCCCTTTGGATCGCAATTACACCACCAGCGTTTACAACAAAGGCGCCATGACCTGGCGATTGATTGAAAAGCAGGTTGGCAAACAAATCTTTGACAATGCGCTGCGAGCTTCGCTCAGCCGCAGAAATGTTGACGCGCTATCGCTCAGCGGATGGTATTTGCCGTCGCAAAATGGTCGCCCGCCGCAAGTGCATCCGCTATGTTCCCTTTCGCGCTGTGCCAGTTTGAAAGATGTGCTGCTGGCTTCGGGCGCAGATCGTCGTGTGATCAACGAAATCTTTTCAAACTGGATTGAAGCCGGTTTGCTGCCGGATTTCGCCATCGGCCAACCACAAACGACCGCAGCCGGAGTCGAATCCACAATCGCCAATTTCGGTTCTGGCGAAATCACTGTGGATGTTTTGGCGACCACCGACAAAGGCGAAAAGATCAAACGCCAGGTGCTGGTCAAAGCGGGCGAATTCGGCTCAGTCAGTTTTCCCGCCGGAACGGTCATCACATCTATTGAAGCCGACCCGGACAAACTGTATCTGCAAGCCGATTACAACAATGACATTTACCCGCGCCGCCCATCCGAATCCGAAGCCTTTGGGCAAGCCAATCTGGCGTTCAGCAAAAACGATTTCGCCACCGCCGAGACCAAAATTCGCGAAGGATTGAAGGAAACGCCCAACGCGCCGATTTTGCAGGCGCTCTTGGGCCGCATTTTGCTGGCGGAAAAGAAAACCGACGAAGCCGCGAAAGAGTTTGAAGCCGTTTTGAAAAGCGAGCCGTTGCCGCTGCAAGCTTACGGCGCGGCCAATTTGGGTTTGGCTGAAATTGCGCTCCAACAAAGCAAGTTTTCCGACGCAGCGATGCGATACCGCTACGCTTCTATGTCCGATCTGGACGCGGCAACAACAGTCGCGGCGCGCGATGGCGCGCTGAAAGCCGAACGCGGAGCCAACGCAGTCAAAATCCCAGACGATGTGCGCGCGTTCTTGCAAAAATTCGATGCCGCCGTGTTGCAAGGCAATGCCGATGTGGTCAACCCGTTTGTTGAGCTTGGAAATCTGCGCCGCTTCGCGCAGTCCCTGGTTGTCAGAAAGCCTTCCATCTGGGTAACCGACCCGATGCGCGCCGAAGAATGGGACGCTAATCGCACCGCTGTTGACGTCACGCTGAAAATCAAAATCGAAGGCAAAGAATATTCTGGCCGAGCTGTTTATGTGGTTAGTCGTGCAGGGGGCAAAATGCGATTGAGCGAGGTTCCGGTCTTCGACGTTAAATAA
- the kdsA gene encoding 3-deoxy-8-phosphooctulonate synthase encodes MKSIYQTIRRCEGDLFLIAGPCVIESERHALMMAHSIARIADRLDVPYVFKASYDKANRSSARSFRGVGLEEGLRILQRVKDDVGVPVVTDIHESDQVTAVAEVADILQIPAFLCRQTDLLQAAAESGRVVNVKKGQFLAPWDVANIIEKLEATGNRQIMLTERGTSFGYNNLVVDMRSFPIMRGFGYPVVFDVTHSVQLPGGLGDATDGQAEYIEHLARAGVACGIDGLFMEVHDNPPHALSDATTQFALDKLEPLLETLLKIQELVRPAVKNRLLKLRQEERLHAVQELRRGHFWE; translated from the coding sequence ATGAAAAGCATTTACCAAACGATCCGTCGCTGCGAAGGCGACTTATTCTTGATTGCCGGGCCGTGCGTGATTGAATCCGAACGGCACGCGCTGATGATGGCGCATTCGATTGCGCGAATCGCCGACCGGCTGGATGTGCCGTATGTGTTCAAGGCGTCTTACGACAAAGCCAACCGGTCTTCGGCGCGTTCGTTCCGCGGCGTAGGCCTGGAAGAAGGCTTGCGGATTTTGCAGCGCGTCAAAGACGACGTCGGCGTGCCTGTCGTCACCGACATTCACGAATCCGACCAAGTTACCGCCGTCGCCGAAGTCGCGGATATTTTGCAGATTCCGGCGTTTTTGTGCCGGCAAACCGATTTGCTACAAGCGGCGGCTGAAAGCGGTCGAGTGGTCAACGTCAAAAAGGGGCAGTTTCTGGCTCCGTGGGATGTGGCCAACATCATCGAAAAGCTGGAAGCCACGGGCAATCGGCAAATTATGCTGACCGAACGCGGGACGAGTTTCGGGTACAACAACTTGGTCGTGGATATGCGCTCGTTTCCGATCATGCGCGGCTTTGGCTATCCGGTGGTGTTTGACGTGACGCACAGCGTGCAACTTCCCGGTGGATTGGGCGATGCCACCGATGGCCAAGCCGAATACATCGAACATCTGGCGCGCGCTGGAGTCGCTTGCGGTATTGACGGATTGTTTATGGAAGTTCACGACAACCCGCCACACGCGTTGAGCGATGCGACTACGCAGTTCGCGCTGGACAAACTGGAGCCGCTGCTAGAAACGCTGCTCAAGATTCAAGAATTGGTTCGACCTGCAGTAAAAAACCGCCTGCTGAAATTGCGGCAAGAGGAACGGCTCCATGCCGTTCAAGAATTACGACGCGGGCATTTTTGGGAATAA
- a CDS encoding nucleotidyltransferase family protein — MSQLFDVAKLIEICRQNDVSKIGLFGSMARGEANESSDIDLLVDFSTRKSLIDLVALENQLTDALGRKVDLLTEPAISPYLRDRILADLKVIYEAG; from the coding sequence ATGTCTCAATTGTTTGATGTGGCTAAGTTGATCGAAATCTGTCGCCAAAATGATGTGTCAAAAATCGGCTTGTTCGGCTCGATGGCGCGTGGCGAAGCGAACGAAAGCAGCGACATTGATTTGCTGGTGGATTTTTCAACACGCAAAAGTTTAATTGATCTGGTCGCGCTGGAAAATCAATTGACTGATGCGCTTGGCAGGAAAGTTGATCTGCTGACAGAGCCAGCCATCAGCCCATATTTGCGGGATCGCATTCTGGCGGACTTGAAGGTGATTTATGAAGCGGGATGA